A single window of Agromyces aureus DNA harbors:
- a CDS encoding glycine C-acetyltransferase: MYGSVKEQLRAELDEIDAAGLTKRERGILGPQSSEVSVAGQEVLNFCANNYLGLANDPRIVAAAHRGLDEWGYGMASVRFICGTQEQHLELERRVSEFLGYDDTILFSSCFDANGGVFETLFGPDDAIVSDELNHASIIDGIRLSKARRYRYRNRDLADLEVQLAAASDARRRVIVTDGVFSMDGYIAPLAEICDLADRYGALVFVDDSHAVGFVGANGRGTPELCGVEGRVDITTGTFGKALGGASGGYVSARQEIVDLLRQRARPYLFSNTLAPAIVAGTLQALELLESSGDLRERLNANAALFRSLMTDAEFDLLPGEHAIVPVMFGDAVVTGRVAEELQKRGVYVTAFSFPVVPRGAARIRVQLSAAHSEDEIRRCVAAFVEARAAV; this comes from the coding sequence ATGTACGGATCGGTGAAGGAACAGCTGCGGGCGGAGCTCGACGAGATCGACGCGGCCGGGCTCACGAAGCGCGAGCGGGGCATCCTCGGGCCGCAGTCGTCCGAGGTGTCGGTCGCGGGCCAGGAGGTGCTGAACTTCTGCGCGAACAACTACCTCGGGCTCGCGAACGACCCGCGCATCGTCGCGGCCGCGCACCGTGGGCTCGACGAGTGGGGCTACGGCATGGCGAGCGTGCGCTTCATCTGCGGCACCCAGGAGCAGCACCTCGAGCTCGAGCGGCGCGTCTCGGAGTTCCTCGGCTACGACGACACGATCCTGTTCTCGTCGTGCTTCGACGCGAACGGCGGCGTCTTCGAGACCCTCTTCGGGCCCGACGACGCGATCGTCTCCGACGAGCTCAACCACGCGTCGATCATCGACGGCATCCGGCTCTCGAAGGCCCGCCGGTACCGGTACCGGAATCGCGACCTGGCCGACCTCGAGGTGCAGCTCGCCGCGGCATCCGATGCCCGTCGTCGCGTGATCGTGACCGACGGCGTGTTCTCGATGGACGGGTACATCGCGCCCCTCGCCGAGATCTGCGACCTCGCCGACCGCTACGGCGCCCTGGTCTTCGTCGACGACTCGCACGCCGTCGGGTTCGTCGGCGCGAACGGCAGGGGGACTCCGGAGCTCTGCGGCGTCGAGGGGCGGGTCGACATCACGACCGGCACCTTCGGCAAGGCGCTCGGCGGGGCATCCGGCGGGTACGTGTCCGCGCGGCAGGAGATCGTCGACCTGCTCCGCCAACGTGCGCGGCCGTACCTGTTCTCGAACACGCTCGCGCCCGCGATCGTGGCCGGCACGTTGCAGGCGCTCGAGCTGCTCGAGTCGTCGGGGGACCTGCGCGAACGGTTGAACGCGAACGCCGCGCTGTTCCGTTCACTGATGACGGACGCCGAGTTCGACCTGCTGCCCGGCGAGCACGCCATCGTGCCCGTGATGTTCGGCGACGCCGTGGTCACCGGCCGCGTGGCCGAAGAACTGCAGAAGCGCGGCGTCTACGTCACGGCGTTCTCGTTCCCGGTGGTGCCGCGCGGGGCGGCGCGAATCCGCGTGCAGCTCTCTGCCGCGCACTCCGAAGACGAGATCCGCCGGTGCGTCGCCGCGTTCGTCGAGGCGCGCGCGGCCGTCTGA
- a CDS encoding SDR family NAD(P)-dependent oxidoreductase, translated as MPKTALITGASSGLGAEFARQIAMTGADLVLVARDRDALERVAERLVAKYGIDVEVLPADLLKRRHLAKVVARVADRERPIDLLVNNAGFGLPLDFAANDIDDEVKHLALHVEAPMRLSHAALGQMLPRGRGRIINVASVAGFIPRGTYGACKGWLISFSRWANDQYGPKGVTTTAVCPGFTHTDFHARMGLAKGKEGVPDWMWLDARSVVAEGLRDAARGKAVSVPSLRYRALVGLTRLLPASLAMRVGERGR; from the coding sequence ATGCCGAAGACCGCACTCATCACGGGTGCGAGCTCGGGCCTCGGGGCCGAGTTCGCCCGCCAGATCGCCATGACCGGAGCCGACCTCGTGCTCGTCGCCCGCGACCGGGACGCCCTCGAGCGGGTCGCCGAGCGACTCGTCGCGAAGTACGGCATCGACGTCGAGGTGCTGCCGGCCGACCTGCTGAAGCGCCGGCACCTCGCGAAGGTCGTCGCGCGCGTGGCCGACCGAGAGCGCCCGATCGACCTGCTCGTCAACAACGCGGGATTCGGGCTGCCGCTCGACTTCGCCGCCAACGACATCGACGACGAGGTGAAGCACCTCGCGCTGCACGTCGAGGCGCCGATGCGGCTGAGCCACGCAGCCTTGGGGCAGATGCTGCCGCGCGGACGCGGGCGCATCATCAACGTCGCGTCGGTGGCGGGCTTCATCCCCCGCGGCACGTACGGCGCGTGCAAGGGCTGGCTGATCAGCTTCAGCCGCTGGGCGAACGACCAGTACGGCCCGAAGGGCGTCACGACGACCGCGGTCTGCCCGGGCTTCACGCACACCGACTTCCACGCGCGCATGGGCCTCGCCAAGGGCAAGGAGGGCGTGCCCGACTGGATGTGGCTCGACGCCCGCTCGGTCGTCGCCGAGGGCCTGCGCGATGCGGCGCGCGGCAAGGCCGTGTCGGTGCCGTCGCTGCGCTACCGCGCCCTCGTCGGCCTCACGCGCCTGCTGCCCGCCTCGCTCGCGATGCGCGTCGGCGAGCGCGGGCGCTGA
- a CDS encoding LacI family DNA-binding transcriptional regulator: MSESARPTLSDVAARAGVSASTASLAFSGSGPVSDATKGRVLAAATELGYAGPDPRARSLRRGRSGIVGVVLEQRVRTAFLDPVKIQMLDGITEGIAPLGAGLLLLTDVGAIDLPVVDTTGGVVAAPALSVENAPVDAVVLIGCSPRLGQTVAALRRRGIPTVAIEGAAGSDIPEISIDNRDATRRGAQHLRDLGHADAAIVTLPLDPARTRGPLTAALEAGSTSDTASERLRGAREVFPDATGRSAAASSIEEGLEAGRVLLADPATRPTAIIAQSDLLAAGVLQAAEELGVAVPAEVSVLGFDGIRVDGLQHDLTTLVQPSVAKGRAAGEAVVRMLADDGGEPPASRCFTSVLHVGDTTAPPRAR, translated from the coding sequence ATGTCCGAGTCCGCCCGACCGACCCTGTCCGACGTCGCCGCGCGTGCCGGCGTCTCGGCCTCGACGGCCTCGCTCGCGTTCAGCGGATCCGGCCCGGTGTCGGATGCCACGAAGGGGCGCGTGCTCGCGGCCGCCACCGAGCTCGGCTACGCGGGCCCCGACCCTCGCGCCCGGTCGCTGCGCAGGGGTCGCTCCGGCATCGTCGGCGTCGTGCTCGAGCAGCGCGTGCGCACGGCGTTCCTCGACCCCGTGAAGATCCAGATGCTCGACGGCATCACCGAGGGCATCGCGCCGCTCGGCGCCGGGCTGCTGCTGCTCACCGACGTGGGCGCGATCGACCTGCCCGTCGTCGACACGACGGGCGGGGTCGTCGCCGCTCCCGCGCTCAGCGTCGAGAACGCCCCGGTCGACGCCGTCGTGCTCATCGGCTGCAGTCCTCGTCTCGGCCAGACCGTCGCGGCCCTCCGCCGTCGTGGCATCCCGACCGTCGCCATCGAGGGTGCGGCCGGCTCCGACATCCCCGAGATCTCGATCGACAACCGTGACGCCACCCGACGCGGTGCCCAGCACCTGCGCGACCTCGGACACGCGGATGCCGCGATCGTCACGCTGCCCCTCGACCCCGCCCGCACGCGCGGCCCGCTCACCGCGGCGCTCGAGGCGGGCAGCACCTCCGACACCGCGAGCGAACGCCTGCGCGGGGCACGTGAGGTGTTCCCCGATGCGACCGGACGGTCGGCCGCGGCGAGCTCGATCGAAGAGGGCCTCGAGGCCGGACGGGTGCTGCTCGCCGACCCCGCCACCCGGCCCACCGCGATCATCGCGCAGAGCGACCTGCTCGCCGCGGGCGTGCTCCAAGCCGCCGAGGAGCTCGGCGTCGCCGTGCCCGCCGAGGTGAGTGTGCTCGGGTTCGACGGTATCCGCGTCGACGGGCTCCAGCACGACCTCACGACCCTTGTGCAACCGTCGGTGGCGAAGGGGCGTGCGGCCGGCGAGGCCGTCGTGCGCATGCTCGCCGACGACGGCGGTGAGCCGCCCGCCTCGCGCTGCTTCACGAGCGTGCTGCACGTCGGCGACACCACGGCGCCGCCCCGCGCGCGCTGA
- a CDS encoding MATE family efflux transporter: protein MDPETTPPASTLRTVDRDILRLAVPALGALIAEPLFLLADTAMIGHLGATPLAGLGIASAVLQTIIGLMVFLAYATTPMVARRLGAGDERAAVSAGVDGLWLAAGLGAVLAVVGWFATPWLVGVFGASPEVSAAASAYLSISMLGLPAMLLVFAATGLLRGLQDTTTPLWVAGIGFAANIALNFAFIYGLGWGIAGSAVGTVIAQWGMVLVYVVVIARHTMRVGASPWPHHAGVLRGATSGGWLFLRTLSLRAALLLATWAATSLGPDELAAYQVAITIYFTLGFALDALAIAAQALIGKGLGEGDVEQVRAVLRRCVQWGVLSGVVLGALVIATAWVLPALFTSSAEVAALLPPSLVVLGLSAPLGGLVFVLDGVLIGAGDARYLAWTGLVNLAVFVPLALGTVWGADAAGLPSATALALVTAAFAIGYLAARAVTLSLRARGAAWMVTGAPA, encoded by the coding sequence ATGGACCCTGAAACGACTCCCCCAGCCTCGACGCTCCGCACGGTCGACCGCGACATCCTCCGGCTCGCCGTGCCCGCGCTCGGCGCACTCATCGCCGAGCCGCTGTTCCTGCTCGCCGACACGGCGATGATCGGGCACCTGGGCGCGACGCCCCTGGCCGGTCTCGGCATCGCGAGCGCCGTGCTGCAGACGATCATCGGGCTCATGGTGTTCCTCGCCTACGCGACGACCCCGATGGTCGCGCGGCGGCTCGGCGCGGGCGACGAGCGGGCGGCGGTCTCCGCGGGCGTCGACGGCCTGTGGCTGGCGGCCGGGCTCGGCGCCGTGCTCGCGGTCGTCGGGTGGTTCGCGACCCCGTGGCTCGTCGGCGTGTTCGGCGCGTCACCAGAGGTGTCCGCCGCGGCATCCGCGTACCTGTCGATCTCGATGCTCGGCCTGCCGGCGATGCTGCTCGTGTTCGCGGCCACAGGTCTCTTGCGCGGCCTGCAGGACACGACGACGCCGCTCTGGGTCGCGGGCATCGGCTTCGCGGCGAACATCGCCCTGAACTTCGCCTTCATCTACGGCCTCGGCTGGGGCATCGCGGGCTCGGCGGTCGGCACGGTCATCGCGCAGTGGGGCATGGTGCTCGTCTACGTCGTGGTGATCGCACGGCACACGATGCGGGTCGGGGCGAGCCCGTGGCCGCACCACGCGGGCGTGCTGCGCGGCGCGACCTCGGGCGGCTGGCTGTTCCTGCGCACGCTGAGCCTGCGCGCGGCGCTGCTGCTCGCGACCTGGGCGGCGACCTCGCTCGGGCCCGACGAGCTCGCCGCCTACCAGGTGGCCATCACGATCTACTTCACGCTCGGGTTCGCGCTCGACGCCCTCGCGATCGCGGCGCAGGCGCTCATCGGCAAGGGGCTCGGCGAGGGCGACGTCGAACAGGTGCGGGCGGTGCTGCGCCGGTGCGTGCAGTGGGGCGTGCTCTCGGGCGTCGTGCTCGGCGCGCTCGTCATCGCGACCGCGTGGGTGCTGCCGGCCCTCTTCACCTCGTCGGCCGAGGTCGCGGCGCTGCTGCCGCCCTCGCTCGTGGTGCTCGGCCTCTCGGCGCCGCTCGGCGGGCTCGTGTTCGTGCTCGACGGCGTGCTGATCGGCGCGGGCGACGCCCGCTACCTCGCCTGGACCGGCCTCGTGAACCTCGCGGTGTTCGTGCCGCTCGCGCTCGGCACCGTGTGGGGGGCGGATGCCGCGGGCCTGCCCAGTGCGACGGCGCTCGCGCTGGTCACCGCGGCGTTCGCCATCGGCTACCTCGCCGCCCGTGCGGTAACGCTGTCGCTGCGTGCCCGCGGCGCTGCGTGGATGGTCACGGGCGCGCCAGCCTGA
- a CDS encoding YccF domain-containing protein, with translation MSTVLNIIWLVLSGFWLFLGYLAAGVIMCILIVTIPWGIASFRIGLYALWPFGRTVVAKPTSGAWSFIGNVIWFLLAGIWLAIAHLVSGVLLCVTIIGIPLGIADFKLIPVSLAPLGKEIVDIR, from the coding sequence ATGTCGACCGTGCTCAACATCATCTGGCTCGTGCTCTCGGGCTTCTGGCTGTTCCTGGGCTACCTGGCCGCCGGCGTGATCATGTGCATCCTCATCGTCACGATCCCGTGGGGCATCGCGTCGTTCCGCATCGGCCTGTACGCGCTGTGGCCGTTCGGCCGAACGGTCGTCGCCAAGCCCACGAGCGGCGCATGGTCGTTCATCGGCAACGTGATCTGGTTCCTGCTCGCCGGCATCTGGCTGGCGATCGCCCACCTCGTGTCGGGCGTGCTGCTCTGCGTCACGATCATCGGCATCCCGCTCGGCATCGCCGACTTCAAGCTCATTCCGGTCTCGCTCGCACCGCTCGGCAAGGAGATCGTCGACATCCGATGA
- a CDS encoding substrate-binding and vWA domain-containing protein: MAPVPRRTAARPLFPTSSRRGARAGIAIAIATLSALALSACTFGGDTTDGGTVDRGDFADDGCTSVVVATSSEKVNMLDALAKAFKESPEHDGLDECATVRPVNVSSGDATRFLTAGGDWPDDDPRRWPTLWSPASTVWTERVAAAASPSLVGEPVSFTHTPVVFGVPETMAKALGWPDAEIGIADFEKLCADPAGWGSVGKPIWGSFKISKTNPNTSTTGLSAILMQSYEASGKTTDLTADDVAAAEEFSRVFEECVIHYGDTTGKVLTTLYDETQNGSGGSGYVSAVALEETSLLNYNQGNPDSHTVEPGETLTPPKEKLVAVYPSGGSIWSDNPVTVLGADWVTPEQATAGAAFIDFLATEQAQSILPLYGFRPLDESVPLGNLFTERFGVDPAGPAVTLPRPAVDVVSAALDQWTQIRKPSSVLEVIDISGSMDDPIGDGRSKLDGAIEGAQATLGHFRSTDEVGVWAFTTDVESAAGKNLIELRGVSPLGSDGETLRSSIADLRYANRQGTPLYDAIDAAYEEMIARAEPGRINAIVVLSDGQDTDSSISIDSLITKIGKSSGEGGGDAPVRIFPIAYGEGADTGALQRIAEATGGQWFDASDPAKIDLVFASVINNF, translated from the coding sequence ATGGCACCCGTTCCGCGGCGCACGGCCGCCCGCCCCCTGTTCCCGACGAGCTCGCGGCGGGGTGCGCGCGCGGGAATCGCGATCGCGATCGCGACCCTGTCGGCGCTCGCACTGAGCGCATGCACGTTCGGCGGCGATACGACCGACGGCGGCACGGTGGATCGCGGCGATTTCGCCGACGACGGCTGCACGAGCGTGGTCGTCGCGACCTCCTCCGAGAAGGTCAACATGCTCGACGCCCTCGCGAAGGCGTTCAAGGAGTCGCCGGAGCACGACGGGCTCGACGAATGCGCGACCGTGCGGCCCGTGAACGTGTCCTCCGGCGACGCGACCCGCTTCCTGACGGCGGGCGGCGACTGGCCCGACGACGACCCCCGACGCTGGCCGACCCTGTGGTCGCCGGCATCCACGGTGTGGACCGAGCGCGTCGCGGCCGCGGCATCCCCTTCACTGGTCGGCGAGCCCGTGTCGTTCACGCACACGCCCGTCGTGTTCGGCGTGCCCGAGACGATGGCGAAGGCGCTCGGCTGGCCCGACGCCGAGATCGGCATCGCCGACTTCGAGAAGCTCTGCGCCGACCCGGCCGGCTGGGGCAGCGTCGGCAAGCCGATCTGGGGCTCGTTCAAGATCTCGAAGACGAACCCCAACACGTCGACCACCGGCCTGTCGGCGATCCTGATGCAGTCGTACGAGGCCTCGGGCAAGACGACCGACCTCACGGCCGACGACGTCGCCGCGGCCGAGGAGTTCTCGCGCGTGTTCGAGGAGTGCGTGATCCACTACGGCGACACCACAGGCAAGGTGCTCACCACGCTCTACGACGAGACCCAGAACGGTTCGGGCGGTTCGGGCTACGTCTCGGCCGTGGCGCTCGAGGAGACGTCGCTGCTGAACTACAACCAGGGCAACCCCGACTCGCACACGGTCGAGCCCGGGGAGACGCTCACCCCGCCGAAGGAGAAGCTCGTCGCGGTGTACCCGTCTGGCGGCTCGATCTGGTCGGACAACCCCGTGACCGTGCTCGGCGCCGACTGGGTGACCCCCGAGCAGGCGACCGCGGGTGCGGCGTTCATCGACTTCCTCGCGACCGAGCAGGCGCAGAGCATCCTGCCGCTGTACGGGTTCCGCCCGCTCGACGAGTCGGTTCCGCTCGGCAACCTGTTCACCGAGCGCTTCGGCGTCGACCCCGCCGGCCCGGCGGTCACGCTGCCGCGCCCGGCCGTCGACGTGGTCTCGGCCGCGCTCGACCAGTGGACGCAGATCCGCAAGCCCTCGTCGGTGCTCGAGGTCATCGACATCTCGGGGTCGATGGACGACCCGATCGGCGACGGCCGCTCGAAGCTCGACGGCGCCATCGAGGGCGCGCAGGCGACGCTCGGCCACTTCCGCTCGACCGACGAGGTCGGCGTGTGGGCGTTCACGACCGACGTCGAATCGGCGGCCGGCAAGAACCTCATCGAGCTGCGCGGCGTCTCGCCGCTCGGCTCCGATGGCGAGACGCTGCGATCCTCGATCGCCGACCTGCGCTACGCCAACCGACAGGGCACCCCGCTCTACGACGCCATCGACGCCGCCTACGAAGAGATGATCGCGCGCGCCGAGCCCGGCCGCATCAACGCGATCGTCGTGCTCTCCGACGGGCAGGACACCGACTCGTCGATCTCGATCGACTCGCTCATCACGAAGATCGGCAAGTCGAGCGGCGAGGGCGGCGGCGACGCACCCGTGCGCATCTTCCCGATCGCGTACGGCGAGGGCGCCGACACGGGCGCGCTGCAGCGCATCGCCGAGGCCACGGGCGGCCAGTGGTTCGACGCCTCCGACCCCGCGAAGATCGACCTCGTGTTCGCCTCGGTCATCAACAACTTCTAG
- a CDS encoding M13 family metallopeptidase has product MTDVSLTSGIVHDELDDAVRPQDDLFRHVNGKWIARTEIPADKARYGSFIVLHEEAEQAVREIIQESQAAEPGTEARKVGDLFASFLNEERANLLGATPIAGQLGEVSLVSSVPSFLETLGRLERQGVSGLVQLFVDNDPGDPERYLVFAEQGGIGLPDESYFREERFAPIRDAYLALLERMFGLARLDDPAASARRVFDLETEIAAAHWNNVETRDSHKTYNLYAWADAAAAAAGTSTEFDLAVWRDAMGVPEGAFDEIVLREPSFVEALGTIVTEEHLPALKDWLAWQVIRANAAYLSDDFVEANFDFYGRTLSGTPQIRERWKRGVSIVEGAMGEAVGRIYVERHFPPAAKGAMDELVANLIEAYRQSITSLEWMGAETRERALDKLGKFTPKIGFPVKWRDYSTLEIVPDDLVANVRATAEFTFLREIGKLGKPIDRDEWFMTPQTINAYYNPGFNEIVFPAAILQFPFFDEGRDAAANYGAIGAVIGHEIGHGFDDQGSKYDGDGRLTDWWTEADRAAFEERTKALIAQYDALVPAQLVGEGAVEGSDESEASEQHVNGALTIGENIGDLGGLAIAWRAYVISLDGAEPPVIDGLSGVQRFFLSWAQAWQQKGRDAEVIRLLAIDPHSPNEFRCNQIVRNIDEFYTGFDVTPDDTLWLDPAERVTIW; this is encoded by the coding sequence ATGACCGACGTCTCGCTCACCTCCGGCATCGTGCACGACGAACTCGACGATGCGGTGCGACCGCAGGACGACCTGTTCCGCCATGTCAACGGCAAGTGGATCGCGCGCACCGAGATCCCCGCCGACAAGGCGCGCTACGGCTCGTTCATCGTGCTGCACGAAGAGGCCGAGCAGGCCGTGCGCGAGATCATCCAGGAGTCGCAGGCGGCGGAGCCCGGCACCGAGGCGCGCAAGGTGGGCGACCTCTTCGCGAGCTTCCTCAACGAGGAGCGGGCGAACCTGCTCGGCGCGACGCCCATCGCGGGCCAGCTCGGCGAGGTGTCGCTCGTGAGCTCGGTGCCGAGCTTCCTCGAGACGCTCGGCCGGCTCGAGCGACAAGGCGTCTCGGGCCTCGTGCAGCTCTTCGTCGACAACGACCCCGGCGACCCCGAGCGCTACCTCGTGTTCGCCGAGCAGGGCGGCATCGGCCTGCCAGACGAGAGCTACTTCCGCGAAGAGCGCTTCGCCCCGATCCGCGACGCGTACCTCGCGCTGCTCGAGCGCATGTTCGGACTCGCCCGCCTCGACGACCCGGCGGCCAGCGCCCGGCGCGTGTTCGACCTCGAGACCGAGATCGCGGCCGCCCACTGGAACAACGTCGAGACCCGCGACAGCCACAAGACCTACAACCTGTACGCGTGGGCGGATGCCGCGGCCGCCGCCGCGGGCACCTCGACCGAGTTCGACCTCGCCGTGTGGCGCGACGCCATGGGCGTGCCAGAGGGCGCCTTCGACGAGATCGTGCTGCGCGAGCCGTCGTTCGTCGAGGCCCTCGGCACGATCGTCACCGAGGAGCACCTGCCCGCCCTGAAGGACTGGTTGGCCTGGCAGGTCATCCGCGCGAACGCCGCGTACCTCTCCGACGACTTCGTCGAGGCGAACTTCGACTTCTACGGCCGCACGTTGAGCGGCACCCCCCAGATCCGCGAGCGCTGGAAGCGCGGCGTCTCGATCGTCGAGGGCGCCATGGGCGAGGCCGTCGGCCGCATCTACGTCGAACGGCACTTCCCGCCCGCCGCCAAGGGCGCGATGGACGAGCTGGTCGCCAACCTGATCGAGGCCTACCGGCAGTCGATCACCTCGCTCGAGTGGATGGGCGCCGAGACGCGCGAGCGTGCGCTCGACAAGCTGGGCAAGTTCACGCCGAAGATCGGGTTCCCGGTCAAGTGGCGCGACTACTCCACGCTCGAGATCGTGCCCGACGACCTCGTCGCGAACGTGCGCGCCACCGCGGAGTTCACCTTCCTGCGCGAGATCGGCAAGCTCGGCAAGCCGATCGATCGCGACGAGTGGTTCATGACCCCGCAGACCATCAACGCGTACTACAACCCCGGGTTCAACGAGATCGTGTTCCCGGCGGCCATCCTGCAGTTCCCCTTCTTCGACGAGGGTCGGGATGCCGCGGCGAACTACGGTGCGATCGGCGCCGTCATCGGCCACGAGATCGGCCACGGCTTCGACGACCAGGGTTCGAAGTACGACGGCGACGGGCGCCTCACCGACTGGTGGACCGAGGCCGACCGCGCCGCGTTCGAGGAGCGCACCAAGGCGCTCATCGCGCAATACGACGCACTCGTGCCGGCGCAGCTCGTCGGCGAGGGCGCGGTCGAGGGTTCCGACGAGTCCGAGGCTTCCGAGCAGCACGTCAACGGCGCCCTGACGATCGGCGAGAACATCGGCGACCTCGGCGGTCTCGCGATCGCCTGGCGCGCCTACGTCATCTCGCTCGACGGCGCCGAGCCGCCCGTGATCGACGGGCTCTCGGGCGTGCAGCGCTTCTTCCTGTCGTGGGCGCAGGCCTGGCAGCAGAAGGGGCGCGACGCCGAGGTGATCCGCCTGCTCGCCATCGATCCGCACTCGCCGAACGAGTTCCGGTGCAACCAGATCGTGCGCAACATCGACGAGTTCTACACTGGGTTCGATGTGACTCCCGATGACACGCTCTGGCTCGACCCGGCCGAGCGCGTGACCATCTGGTAG
- a CDS encoding serine hydrolase, translating into MVTPSQGSERRARHSNVHRGKHRGVEPAESFARGFNALSDLALAGVQVTARATDLATGKELFSVDDHVVMPTASIGKVLLLVEVASRLTGTSAEAFTVLDRAPRDAVGDSGIWQHLQSPSLPLADLAAMIGATSDNLATNVLLRHVGLEAVRARTEALGLTRTALLDLVRDHRGPDDAPQLSIGSAKELTWLFASLARGEIVSPEVSQRVIGWLSLNSDLSMVASAFGLDPLAHRTPDHGVLLVNKTGTDGGVRSEVGVLRGPRASVSYAVSTYFADTGLSSRLAVLDGMRAVGMDLLEYVH; encoded by the coding sequence GTGGTGACGCCGTCGCAGGGATCCGAGCGAAGAGCGCGCCATTCCAACGTGCACCGGGGCAAGCACCGGGGCGTCGAGCCGGCCGAGAGCTTCGCCAGGGGCTTCAACGCGTTGAGCGATCTCGCGCTCGCCGGGGTGCAGGTGACGGCTCGGGCGACCGATCTCGCGACCGGCAAGGAGCTGTTCTCGGTCGACGACCACGTGGTCATGCCGACCGCGTCGATCGGCAAGGTGCTGCTGCTCGTCGAGGTCGCCTCGCGCCTCACGGGCACGAGCGCCGAGGCGTTCACGGTGCTCGATCGCGCCCCGCGTGATGCGGTGGGCGACTCGGGCATCTGGCAGCACCTGCAGTCGCCGTCGCTGCCGCTCGCCGACCTCGCGGCGATGATCGGCGCGACGAGCGACAACCTCGCCACGAACGTGCTGCTGCGCCACGTCGGGCTCGAGGCGGTGCGCGCCCGCACCGAGGCGCTCGGCCTCACACGCACCGCACTGCTCGACCTCGTGCGCGACCACCGCGGCCCCGATGACGCCCCCCAGCTCTCGATCGGGTCGGCGAAGGAGCTCACCTGGCTCTTCGCCTCGCTCGCGCGCGGCGAGATCGTCAGCCCCGAGGTCTCGCAGCGGGTCATCGGGTGGCTCTCGCTCAACTCCGACCTGTCGATGGTCGCGAGCGCCTTCGGCCTCGATCCGCTCGCGCACCGCACCCCCGACCACGGCGTGCTGCTCGTCAACAAGACCGGCACCGACGGCGGCGTGCGCAGCGAGGTCGGCGTGCTGCGCGGTCCGCGCGCGAGCGTGTCCTACGCGGTCTCGACCTACTTCGCCGACACCGGCCTCTCGTCGCGCCTCGCGGTGCTCGACGGCATGCGCGCGGTCGGCATGGACCTGCTCGAGTACGTGCACTGA
- a CDS encoding NUDIX hydrolase, whose product MTLPDLLVSAIALVRDRRVLMVTARGRDVFYMPGGKIDAGETPAEAAAREAFEEVALVLDPDGLVELFEVVTQAHGEPDGRLVRMRVFEAQTDAAPTASAEVGALHWVTTAEIDRCPPAGADVLRRLAASGVID is encoded by the coding sequence ATGACGCTGCCAGACCTCCTCGTCTCCGCGATCGCGCTCGTGCGCGACCGCCGCGTACTCATGGTCACCGCCCGCGGGCGCGACGTGTTCTACATGCCGGGCGGCAAGATCGACGCCGGCGAGACTCCCGCCGAGGCCGCCGCCAGGGAGGCGTTCGAAGAGGTCGCGCTCGTACTCGACCCCGACGGACTCGTCGAGCTGTTCGAGGTCGTCACGCAAGCGCACGGCGAGCCCGACGGCCGGCTCGTGCGCATGCGCGTGTTCGAGGCGCAGACGGATGCCGCGCCCACCGCATCCGCCGAGGTGGGCGCCCTGCACTGGGTGACCACCGCCGAGATCGACCGGTGTCCACCGGCGGGGGCCGACGTGCTGCGGCGGCTCGCGGCATCCGGAGTCATCGACTGA